One window of the Candidatus Delongbacteria bacterium genome contains the following:
- a CDS encoding diaminopimelate decarboxylase, whose protein sequence is MGKKIYSKPFLKKHISGFQNKFGVSYSRSYRDEIDGASISNMTEKYGSPLFVLSEKTIRKKYRDVYNYFARKYPKIQFSWSYKTNYLNAVCSVFHQEGEIAEVVSEFEYQKAKALGVPGNKIIYNGPYKSEESLKVAFTDGAIVNIDNYDEIFKIEEVAKSLNKKVSVGMRLNMDTGVYPQWSRFGFNLDDGTAFNAAKRIYKSEWMKLTGLHAHIGTFMLDPNAYKIEADKMIDFMKKIESEFGIIIDSLDFGGGFPSKNRLKGVYLPPEVSVPPIEDYIDAISDILLNKLAPNEYPMVYMETGRALIDEAGYLISTVDAVKRLPDGTRSYVIDAGINLLYTSTWYNYKVELEKETVGVPEASKLYGPLCMNIDVVAESVNLPPLKRGNRLVLSPMGAYNMTQWMQFISYRPAVVMVMEDGSTELIRRAEKLEDVTNCEVVPEKLKKFNL, encoded by the coding sequence ATGGGAAAAAAGATTTACAGTAAACCTTTTCTGAAAAAACACATTTCAGGATTTCAGAATAAATTTGGTGTAAGTTACTCAAGAAGCTATAGAGATGAGATAGATGGAGCATCAATTTCGAATATGACTGAAAAATATGGATCTCCTCTATTTGTATTAAGCGAGAAAACAATTCGTAAGAAATACAGAGATGTCTACAACTACTTTGCTAGAAAATATCCAAAAATCCAATTTTCCTGGTCATATAAAACTAATTATTTAAATGCTGTGTGCTCTGTTTTCCATCAGGAAGGTGAAATAGCCGAGGTTGTTTCTGAATTTGAATATCAGAAAGCTAAAGCTTTAGGCGTACCCGGAAATAAGATCATTTATAATGGTCCATACAAATCTGAAGAATCTTTAAAAGTTGCTTTTACAGACGGAGCCATCGTTAATATTGATAATTATGATGAAATCTTCAAAATTGAAGAAGTTGCAAAATCACTAAATAAAAAAGTTAGTGTTGGAATGAGATTGAACATGGATACCGGAGTATATCCTCAATGGTCAAGATTTGGTTTTAATCTTGATGATGGTACTGCATTTAACGCCGCTAAAAGAATTTATAAAAGTGAATGGATGAAACTAACTGGTCTTCACGCTCACATTGGAACTTTCATGCTAGATCCAAATGCATATAAAATCGAAGCTGATAAAATGATAGATTTCATGAAGAAAATAGAGTCTGAATTTGGTATAATTATTGACTCTTTGGATTTCGGCGGTGGTTTCCCTTCTAAAAACAGATTGAAGGGAGTTTACCTTCCACCAGAAGTTTCAGTCCCTCCAATAGAAGATTATATTGACGCGATTTCAGATATCCTGTTGAATAAATTAGCACCTAATGAATATCCGATGGTTTATATGGAAACAGGCAGAGCACTCATCGATGAGGCAGGTTATTTAATATCAACTGTTGATGCTGTAAAACGATTACCTGATGGAACCAGATCATATGTTATAGATGCAGGTATAAATTTGTTGTATACCTCTACTTGGTACAATTACAAAGTTGAACTTGAAAAAGAAACAGTTGGTGTTCCTGAAGCTAGTAAATTGTATGGACCTCTTTGTATGAATATTGATGTAGTAGCCGAAAGTGTTAATCTCCCTCCTTTAAAAAGAGGCAATAGACTTGTACTCTCTCCAATGGGAGCGTACAATATGACCCAGTGGATGCAGTTCATTAGTTACAGACCAGCTGTTGTAATGGTTATGGAAGATGGTAGCACAGAGTTGATTAGAAGAGCTGAGAAACTTGAAGATGTTACAAATTGTGAAGTTGTACCTGAAAAATTGAAAAAATTTAATCTATAA